A single genomic interval of Spinacia oleracea cultivar Varoflay chromosome 6, BTI_SOV_V1, whole genome shotgun sequence harbors:
- the LOC130462534 gene encoding uncharacterized protein produces the protein MEYSTLYNPNFKSSSCSSTRTTKNTRNGKKKGGNNNNNDDNTKKREVRLSTDPQSIAARERRHRISNRFKMLQSLVPGGAKLDTVSMLEQAIQYVKFLQAQICFHEALIKNNTTTTNNNNNNNNNNNNNNDNDNDGVKSCTNINTSASTNVNVDDDAYYYDDNQYYYALMYDCNNYINQLEGGGAASGAVGGSKGGFNGGFCNLQEMNMAPATPSPEAANYELAAQIQDGWNYYQEIDYKRPHLNYY, from the coding sequence ATGGAGTACAGTACTCTTTACAACCCTAATTTCAAGTCCTCTTCTTGTTCTTCGACAAGGACTACTAAAAATACTAGAAATGGTAAGAAAAAAGGtggtaacaacaacaacaacgacgACAACACCAAGAAGCGCGAGGTGAGGCTATCGACCGACCCACAAAGCATAGCGGCGAGAGAAAGAAGGCATAGAATAAGCAACCGGTTCAAGATGTTACAGAGTTTAGTCCCTGGTGGTGCTAAGCTTGACACCGTCTCCATGTTGGAACAAGCCATTCAATATGTCAAGTTCTTACAAGCTCAAATTTGTTTTCATGAAGCCCTCATAAAAaacaacaccaccactaccaacaacaacaacaacaacaacaacaacaacaacaacaacaacgacaacGACAACGACGGTGTTAAAAGTTGCACTAATATTAATACTAGTGCTAGTACTAATGTTAatgttgatgatgatgcatACTACTACGACGACAACCAATATTATTATGCATTAATGTACGATTGTAACAATTATATAAACCAACTAGAAGGTGGTGGTGCGGCTAGTGGCGCCGTTGGTGGTAGCAAAGGCGGATTCAATGGCGGCTTTTGCAACCTTCAAGAGATGAACATGGCGCCGGCAACCCCGAGCCCGGAAGCTGCAAACTACGAATTAGCAGCACAAATTCAAGATGGTTGGAATTATTACCAGGAAATTGATTATAAGAGGCCTCATCTTAAC